A portion of the Intestinibacillus sp. Marseille-P6563 genome contains these proteins:
- a CDS encoding EsaB/YukD family protein, with amino-acid sequence MEKISITVEIPALNGTYDFVVPSNMSIRNVQNLMIRILNSEYGISDQSTDAMLFDKEDNKALRLECSFAQLGISDGAKLLLI; translated from the coding sequence GTGGAAAAAATATCTATCACAGTAGAGATACCTGCCTTAAATGGTACTTATGATTTCGTTGTTCCTAGCAATATGTCTATCCGAAATGTTCAGAATCTGATGATACGGATATTAAATTCAGAATATGGAATCTCAGATCAAAGCACCGATGCAATGCTGTTTGACAAAGAAGATAATAAAGCGTTACGTCTGGAATGCAGCTTTGCCCAGCTTGGTATCTCCGATGGCGCCAAGCTACTACTGATTTAG
- a CDS encoding WXG100 family type VII secretion target — protein sequence MKYRINYSKVISQANSVAGNASELSTQIRLLEQMEQDCRSAWKGQAADAFITKLRTLRTEMSRTKSQMSTLASTIKYCADRIQREDRRAEERAAALNSGH from the coding sequence ATGAAATATAGGATTAACTATTCAAAAGTCATTTCACAGGCCAACTCTGTTGCTGGTAATGCCTCTGAGCTTTCAACTCAAATTAGGTTACTGGAGCAAATGGAGCAGGACTGTAGGTCTGCTTGGAAAGGACAAGCCGCAGACGCATTTATTACCAAACTTAGAACTCTGCGAACTGAAATGAGCAGAACAAAAAGCCAAATGTCCACTTTAGCATCAACGATTAAATACTGTGCAGACAGAATTCAGCGTGAAGATCGCCGAGCAGAGGAACGAGCTGCGGCGTTGAACTCTGGGCACTAA